In Triticum aestivum cultivar Chinese Spring chromosome 5B, IWGSC CS RefSeq v2.1, whole genome shotgun sequence, the following proteins share a genomic window:
- the LOC123111331 gene encoding probable galacturonosyltransferase 7 (The sequence of the model RefSeq protein was modified relative to this genomic sequence to represent the inferred CDS: added 25 bases not found in genome assembly): protein MKGHHHHHLAPLSPATAAKRRCTGMAAAVPALVLCSVLLPLAFLLGLHSIGYGSEERAAVVISTELGLGKHKHLDGPGMKHKLLKDVSKMITSGSNGISGEKSSRSKSRNLAAKSKIKDAFSFVELNNDTSKKRGSHTQRRYQLKDLSWRSMDTAVDGKESQGQEVAQEENPKSCELEYGSYCLWSVEHKEEMKDAIVKRLKDQLFMARAYYPSIAKLKHQERFTRELKQHIQEHERMLSDTIADADLPPFFAKKLEKMEGTIERIKSCEVGCSNVERKLRQLLDLTEDEAYFHTRQSAFLYHLGVQTMPKTHHCLSMRLTVEYFKSVSPQRELLNKQKYEDTAFYHYVMFSRNVLAASTTINSTAMNSKDSGSVVFHVFTDTQNFYAMKHWFDRNSYLDANVHVTNIEDHNKLSKDVESLERQQLWPTEEFRFTFRNHSQPLRRQMKTEYISVFGHSHFLLPDLLPSLNRVVVLDDDMIVQKDLSSLWNLNMGDKVIGAVQFCGVRLGQLKAYVEENNFDVDSCVWFSGLNVIELEKWRDLGITSLHDQSLQKDSSVSHRLEALPRGLLAFQDLIYPLKGSWVQSGLGYDYGISRVDIEKAATLHYNGVMKPWLDLAIHSYKGYWRKYMTNGERFMAECNIH from the exons tggcgCCGCTGTCGCCAGCGACGGCGGCCAAGCGCCGCTGCACCGGCATGGCGGCCGCGGTCCCGGCGCTGGTGCTCTGCTCCGTCCTCCTGCcactcgccttcctcctcggcctCCACAGCATCG GGTACGGATCGGAGGAGCGCGCGGCCGTCGTCATCAGCACC GAACTGGGACTGGGGAAGCACAAGCATCTTGACGGGCCGGGCATGAAGCACAAGCTGCTCAAG GATGTTTCCAAAATGATAACCTCGGGGTCGAACGGGATTTCCGGTGAGAAATCTAGTAGATCAAAGTCCAGGAATCTTGCTGCCAAATCAAAGATCAAGGATGCTTTCTCCTTTGTTGAGCTAAACAATGACACATCCAAAAAGAGAG GATCTCATACACAGAGAAGATATCAACTGAAGGACCTGTCATGGAGATCAATG GATACTGCTGTTGATGGGAAGGAGAGCCAAGGCCAGGAAGTAGCACAAGAGGAGAATCCCAAGTCCTGTGAACTTGAATATGGAAGCTACTGCCTCTGGTCTGTTGAGCATAAGGAAGAGATGAAAGATGCTATTGTGAAGAGGCTTAAAGATCAACTGTTTATGGCCAGAGCCTATTATCCTAGTATTGCAAAACTGAAGCACCAGGAAAGATTTACACGTGAGTTGAAGCAACATATCCAAGAACATGAACGCATGCTCAGCGACACCATTGCAGATGCTGATCTTCCACCATT TTTCGCAAAGAAGCTAGAGAAAATGGAAGGCACAATTGAGAGAATCAAGTCTTGTGAAGTTGGCTGCTCCAATGTTGAACGGAAACTTAGGCAGCTACTTGATCTAACTGAAGATGAAGCTTATTTCCATACAAGGCAGAGTGCATTTCTCTATCATCTCGGGGTCCAGACTATGCCAAAAACTCACCATTGTTTGAGCATGAGATTGACAGTAGAGTATTTCAAATCTGTATCTCCTCAGAGGGAGCTATTAAATAAGCAGAAATATGAAGACACTGCCTTCTATCACTATGTAATGTTCTCCAGGAATGTACTTGCAGCTTCGACTACTATCAATTCAACAGCCATGAACTCCAAG GATTCTGGCAGCGTTGTTTTCCATGTATTCACCGACACCCAGAATTTTTATGCAATGAAGCATTGGTTTGACAGAAACTCATATTTGGACGCTAATGTTCATGTGACTAACATTGAGGATCACAACAAGCTCTCTAAGGATGTTGAATCTCTTGAGAGGCAACAATTATGGCCTACAGAGGAATTTCGTTTCACGTTTCGTAATCATTCTCAGCCTCTCCGGAGGCAGATGAAAACTGAGTACATATCTGTTTTTGGCCATTCACATTTCCTCTTGCCTGATCTTCTTCCTAGCTTGAATAGAGTAGTTGTTCTAGATGATGATATGATTGTCCAGAAAGACCTGTCATCTCTTTGGAACCTCAATATGGGAGACAAAGTAATAGGTGCTGTACAGTTCTGTGGAGTTAGATTAGGTCAGTTGAAAGCTTATGTAGAGGAAAACAATTTCGACGTGGATTCATGCGTATGGTTCTCTGGTCTGAATGTAATTGAATTGGAGAAATGGAGGGATCTTGGCATTACCAGCTTGCATGATCAGTCACTTCAAAAG GATAGTTCGGTATCACATAGACTTGAAGCACTCCCTAGAGGTTTACTTGCCTTTCAAGACCTGATAtatcctttgaaaggttcatgggttCAATCAGGACTTGGGTATGATTATGGAATTAGCCGTGTCGATATAGAAAAGGCGGCTACTCTGCACTACAATGGTGTCATGAAACCTTGGCTTGATTTGGCAATACACAGCTATAAGGGCTATTGGAGAAAGTACATGACTAATGGGGAGAGGTTCATGGCAGAATGCAATATACATTAA